The Chitinophaga flava genome has a segment encoding these proteins:
- a CDS encoding ExbD/TolR family protein: MAEMDTSSSGGKGKKHGGTKSKKQSTRVDMTPMVDLGFLLITFFMLTTTMSKPKTMDLIMPKDTKEEKDQNKVKESTALTILLGKDNRVYYYEGLAQDPNAAANPDFFKATSFANKGGIRDEIIKKRDEVSKLRNAKGEPEDVVVIIKADDDATYANFVDILDEMAINRIQRYATVDISDQDKTWIKQTETANGVK, encoded by the coding sequence ATGGCAGAAATGGATACCAGTAGTAGTGGTGGGAAAGGGAAGAAACACGGTGGGACGAAATCGAAGAAACAGTCGACCCGTGTAGATATGACGCCCATGGTGGATTTAGGTTTTCTTTTGATTACCTTCTTCATGCTTACCACTACCATGAGCAAGCCCAAAACAATGGACTTGATCATGCCAAAAGATACCAAGGAAGAAAAGGACCAGAACAAAGTAAAAGAAAGTACTGCCCTGACCATCTTACTTGGTAAAGACAATAGAGTATATTATTACGAAGGTTTGGCACAAGACCCTAACGCGGCAGCAAACCCTGACTTCTTTAAAGCAACCAGTTTTGCCAACAAAGGAGGAATCAGGGATGAAATCATCAAAAAAAGAGATGAAGTGTCCAAACTGAGGAATGCAAAAGGTGAACCAGAAGATGTGGTGGTAATCATTAAAGCAGATGATGACGCTACTTACGCAAACTTTGTGGACATCCTGGACGAAATGGCTATCAACCGTATACAACGTTATGCAACTGTAGACATCAGCGATCAGGACAAAACATGGATTAAGCAGACAGAAACTGCTAACGGTGTAAAATAG
- a CDS encoding energy transducer TonB, producing the protein MDSAKVLKSDFLDILFEGRNKEYGAYDLRKQYNKRVRNAILGTVSLFLVFFLAYVITNYVKASEGDNNKKPVIQEIKMEDVKLPDDPKTPPPPPPPPAPPPPVKPSVQFTPPVIKKDNEVPPDEEPPKQAEIKDKSISTKTVEGDPNGIDAGLLEDSKGTGVVEAPPAPAKEEIFTFVEQPPTFPGGEEALAKYLSKNIRYPRVAQENGISGTVFVQFVVDSEGNIKDVKTVGAAKGGGLEEEAVRVVRSMPKWKAGRQNGRQVSVQFNLPIRFTLQE; encoded by the coding sequence ATGGATTCAGCTAAAGTCTTAAAGTCCGATTTTCTTGATATCCTGTTTGAAGGCAGGAACAAGGAGTATGGGGCTTATGATCTGAGGAAGCAGTATAACAAGCGTGTGCGGAATGCCATTCTGGGTACCGTTTCCCTGTTTCTTGTATTTTTCCTGGCCTATGTCATCACTAACTACGTGAAAGCTTCTGAAGGTGATAACAACAAGAAGCCGGTGATACAGGAAATCAAGATGGAGGACGTGAAACTCCCGGATGATCCGAAAACACCTCCGCCGCCTCCTCCTCCGCCGGCTCCACCGCCGCCGGTTAAACCGTCTGTACAGTTCACTCCTCCGGTGATCAAAAAAGATAATGAAGTACCACCGGATGAAGAACCACCAAAACAGGCAGAAATTAAAGACAAATCCATCAGCACCAAAACCGTAGAAGGTGACCCGAACGGTATCGATGCGGGTCTGCTGGAAGACAGTAAAGGTACTGGTGTGGTAGAAGCGCCTCCTGCTCCTGCTAAAGAAGAAATCTTCACTTTCGTAGAGCAGCCTCCTACCTTCCCTGGTGGCGAGGAAGCACTGGCCAAATACCTGAGCAAAAATATCCGTTACCCTCGCGTTGCGCAGGAAAACGGTATCTCCGGTACTGTATTCGTACAGTTTGTGGTTGACTCTGAAGGTAACATCAAAGATGTGAAAACAGTAGGCGCTGCAAAAGGTGGTGGTCTGGAAGAAGAAGCTGTACGCGTGGTAAGATCCATGCCTAAATGGAAAGCTGGTAGACAAAATGGACGCCAGGTTTCTGTACAGTTCAACCTCCCGATCCGCTTCACTCTCCAAGAGTAG
- the mnmE gene encoding tRNA uridine-5-carboxymethylaminomethyl(34) synthesis GTPase MnmE, with protein MLGKLTGFDDTIVAVATAPGIGAIAVIRLSGQQAFPICNSLFPAKNLDLQASHTLHFGNIVHNGKIIDEVVISLYKGPRSYTGEDVIEISCHGSPYIQQQIIAATVDKGARLAKPGEFTQRAFLNGKLDLTQAESVADLIASNSAASHQTAMQQMRGGFSKELHALREQLITFSALIELELDFSQEDVEFADRTRLYALVSNATTIIQHLIDSFRMGNVIKNGVNTAIVGKPNAGKSTLLNTLLNENRAIVSDIAGTTRDTIEEILNIDGILFRLIDTAGIRDSSDTIETIGVQKTMEKIREAGVVVYLFDVNELSAADIQQQIHGFETDNVNFLLVGNKTDVAGEEAARAKFDGLPILFISARNHDHIQELKDKLVQKVMAGDINTEDTIITNARHHAALQEVQQSLQDVKNGMDNGLPGDLLALDIRRSLHYLGEITGEVTNEDRLDYIFSKFCIGK; from the coding sequence ATGCTGGGAAAATTAACAGGATTTGATGATACTATCGTAGCTGTAGCCACCGCGCCAGGAATCGGCGCCATCGCCGTCATCAGGCTCAGCGGTCAACAAGCTTTTCCCATCTGTAACAGCCTCTTCCCGGCCAAAAACCTGGACCTCCAGGCCAGCCATACCCTTCACTTCGGTAATATCGTACACAACGGTAAAATCATCGATGAAGTAGTTATCAGCCTCTACAAAGGCCCACGGTCCTATACCGGAGAAGATGTCATCGAAATATCCTGTCACGGTTCTCCCTATATCCAGCAACAAATCATCGCTGCTACCGTCGATAAAGGCGCCCGTCTGGCCAAACCAGGCGAATTCACTCAGCGCGCCTTTCTCAATGGCAAACTGGACCTTACCCAGGCAGAGTCTGTTGCTGACCTCATCGCCAGCAACTCCGCGGCTTCCCATCAAACTGCCATGCAACAAATGCGCGGCGGCTTCTCTAAAGAATTACATGCTCTCCGGGAACAGCTCATCACCTTCTCTGCCCTCATAGAACTGGAACTGGACTTCAGCCAGGAAGACGTGGAATTTGCCGACAGAACACGCCTGTACGCCCTTGTCAGCAATGCTACCACCATCATCCAACACCTGATAGACTCCTTCCGCATGGGTAACGTCATCAAAAATGGCGTCAATACCGCCATCGTTGGTAAACCCAATGCCGGTAAATCTACCCTGCTCAATACCCTGCTCAACGAAAACAGAGCTATCGTCAGTGATATTGCCGGTACCACCCGCGATACCATTGAAGAAATACTCAATATCGACGGTATCCTCTTCCGACTCATCGATACTGCCGGTATCCGCGACAGCAGCGACACCATCGAAACCATCGGTGTACAGAAAACCATGGAGAAAATACGCGAAGCAGGCGTAGTGGTATATCTCTTCGACGTCAACGAACTCTCCGCCGCTGATATACAACAACAGATACATGGCTTCGAAACAGATAATGTCAACTTCCTCCTCGTTGGTAATAAAACCGATGTAGCCGGAGAAGAAGCTGCCCGCGCTAAATTCGACGGTCTGCCTATTCTCTTTATCTCCGCCAGAAACCACGACCATATCCAGGAACTTAAAGACAAACTGGTACAGAAAGTCATGGCAGGCGATATCAACACCGAAGATACCATCATCACCAATGCCCGTCACCATGCGGCCCTTCAGGAAGTACAGCAATCGCTTCAGGACGTGAAAAACGGTATGGACAACGGATTACCCGGCGACCTGCTCGCACTGGATATACGTCGTAGCCTGCATTACCTCGGTGAAATCACCGGTGAGGTGACGAATGAGGATAGGCTGGATTACATTTTCAGTAAGTTTTGTATCGGGAAGTAA
- a CDS encoding MerR family transcriptional regulator, protein MEQSDNETLAIKAKPIEEVKIKEFLNIADASKLLGVSWWTLQRLIKRRALPAIKFGIVPLSAEAIRKILTFHIPNDLEL, encoded by the coding sequence ATGGAACAGAGCGATAACGAAACCCTGGCCATCAAAGCAAAGCCCATTGAAGAGGTAAAGATCAAAGAGTTTCTAAACATTGCCGATGCCAGCAAGCTGCTGGGCGTCAGCTGGTGGACACTGCAGCGGTTAATAAAGCGCCGCGCATTACCGGCTATAAAATTCGGAATCGTACCATTATCAGCCGAGGCAATAAGGAAGATTTTAACTTTTCACATTCCCAATGATTTAGAGCTCTAA
- a CDS encoding thioredoxin family protein, producing MPNEKIIILNDANFDREVLGRATNVLVQFWAPWSPPCRLVSPMVDALADEFSGKVVMGRLNVEVSLRVTEQYQVRGVPTLILFKNGGIVDRKTGVANQSALSNFIYRHLEL from the coding sequence ATGCCTAATGAAAAAATCATAATCCTTAATGATGCGAACTTCGATCGTGAAGTTCTGGGACGGGCTACTAATGTATTGGTTCAATTTTGGGCTCCGTGGAGTCCACCTTGTCGTCTGGTATCCCCTATGGTTGACGCGCTTGCAGATGAGTTTAGTGGAAAAGTTGTAATGGGTAGATTAAATGTTGAAGTATCTTTAAGAGTAACAGAACAATATCAAGTTCGCGGTGTACCGACTTTAATTCTGTTTAAAAATGGAGGGATCGTTGATAGGAAAACGGGAGTTGCTAATCAATCAGCCTTATCAAATTTCATATATAGACATTTAGAGCTCTAA
- a CDS encoding bifunctional YncE family protein/alkaline phosphatase family protein, with protein MKTGQHSFLKSIFACFLLAAPGIQAQVISNSLEPRKDIRSPVDTSWNQFLAGDKLLANGQLLNPAGQSLNLTKGTRVLNLELAHQQQILIAKTNKRLSFIDAKDFKTLNSFDYLDKESGSMNGLAVDDNDSTIYFTGLEKNLYVGNVSSSGTFTLTKKIDLSANHKKTNPLGIGLCKNNIAFVALAITNEVAVVDLSKGKLLSTIPVGVCPYAIIISKDKKLAFVSNFGGPHPGKGDRTEKSAGTDVAVDERSVALRGSVTVIDIQSRKKIAEIATRIHPESMVLSPDGKSLYVTDDSGDGISVIDVKTLKVAHTLNTKPDPSLPYGSLTTALAFSSDGKTLLAANAGNNSIALIDPTHPAKAPYGFIAAGGFPGSIGVSGNNLFIGNVTALKGEVQKVVLPASKAEVDAYTTEASKGFHFIELLRAQATGNLNTKPKPIPDNLGEPSPIKHVVYIIKENKKFDQVLGDFGKGNCDPRLVEFGKETTPNTHELAKQFVLLDNYYCNGVNSSDGHQWAIQGITTPYHEKDFSNGHCAYDFGTDPLSYAGCGFIWNHLLRKGISFRNFGETDLAEITKGKTWTDVYNAWKNKNDSARYQCSYAMKSLEKYSDLRFPGWNMNITDQVRADAFINALKEYEAAGNLPEFIIIYLPNDHTNGYSEHTPTPRAYVTDNDWATGRVVEALSKSSFWKDMAIFINEDDPQSGTDHVDGHRSFCLVAGPYVKRDTIISNFYNQSSVLHTICQIFGVQPMNQLVAAAPLMTACFQQNPDYTAYNSLTPSIAINEMNPPKEMIKNKTTARLAPLTQKMDFSKPDLIDKDALIFSEYVWSTIHGDKPFPKAYFGAHQKGLKALGLKVDPKSREDND; from the coding sequence ATGAAGACAGGACAACATTCTTTTCTAAAAAGCATTTTTGCATGCTTTTTATTGGCTGCTCCAGGCATACAGGCACAGGTGATATCAAACAGTCTGGAACCAAGAAAGGATATCAGAAGCCCCGTAGATACTTCCTGGAACCAGTTTTTGGCGGGAGATAAATTGTTGGCAAATGGCCAGTTACTGAATCCGGCAGGACAAAGCCTCAATTTAACAAAAGGAACCAGAGTACTAAACCTGGAACTCGCTCATCAGCAGCAGATACTCATTGCAAAAACCAACAAGCGGCTGTCCTTTATTGATGCCAAAGATTTTAAAACACTTAATTCCTTCGACTATCTGGACAAGGAATCAGGATCAATGAATGGCCTTGCAGTAGATGACAACGATTCTACTATTTATTTTACCGGGTTGGAAAAGAATTTATATGTAGGAAATGTTAGCAGCTCAGGAACATTTACGCTTACAAAGAAAATCGATCTATCCGCTAATCATAAAAAAACCAATCCCCTGGGAATTGGATTATGCAAAAATAATATCGCCTTTGTAGCACTTGCTATCACAAACGAGGTTGCTGTTGTTGACCTTTCAAAAGGTAAGTTATTAAGCACGATCCCGGTAGGTGTTTGTCCCTATGCAATCATCATCAGCAAAGACAAAAAGCTGGCATTCGTGAGCAATTTCGGAGGGCCGCATCCTGGAAAAGGGGATAGAACAGAAAAATCGGCTGGAACAGACGTCGCAGTGGATGAACGGTCAGTAGCCTTACGAGGTTCCGTTACCGTAATTGATATTCAGTCAAGAAAAAAGATTGCCGAGATTGCGACCCGCATCCACCCGGAATCAATGGTTTTATCTCCTGATGGTAAATCCCTTTACGTAACTGATGATAGCGGAGATGGCATTAGCGTGATAGATGTAAAGACCTTAAAAGTCGCGCATACACTTAATACCAAGCCGGATCCTTCGCTCCCCTATGGTAGCCTCACAACGGCACTGGCTTTCAGTTCCGACGGAAAAACATTATTGGCAGCCAATGCCGGCAATAATTCAATTGCGCTCATTGATCCAACCCATCCTGCGAAAGCTCCCTATGGCTTTATTGCAGCGGGTGGCTTTCCGGGAAGCATTGGTGTTAGCGGAAACAATTTATTTATTGGAAACGTGACTGCTTTGAAAGGGGAAGTGCAAAAGGTTGTACTCCCGGCCAGTAAAGCTGAGGTAGATGCATATACAACGGAAGCCAGTAAAGGATTTCATTTTATAGAACTGCTGAGAGCACAGGCCACAGGCAATTTAAACACTAAGCCTAAACCCATTCCTGATAACCTTGGAGAACCATCCCCCATCAAACACGTAGTATATATTATTAAAGAGAATAAAAAATTTGACCAGGTGCTGGGCGACTTCGGAAAAGGTAACTGTGATCCCAGACTTGTTGAATTTGGAAAAGAGACAACCCCCAATACGCACGAATTGGCTAAACAATTTGTTCTCCTGGACAATTACTATTGTAATGGTGTTAACTCAAGTGACGGCCACCAATGGGCTATCCAGGGAATTACTACACCTTATCACGAAAAAGATTTTTCAAATGGGCATTGTGCCTATGATTTTGGAACGGATCCCCTGTCTTATGCAGGTTGTGGTTTCATCTGGAATCATTTGCTGCGTAAAGGCATTTCATTCAGAAACTTTGGAGAAACAGATCTCGCCGAAATAACAAAAGGAAAGACCTGGACCGATGTATATAATGCCTGGAAAAATAAAAACGACTCCGCCCGGTACCAATGTTCATATGCAATGAAAAGCCTGGAAAAGTACAGTGACTTGCGTTTCCCTGGCTGGAACATGAATATTACAGACCAGGTGAGGGCCGATGCATTTATCAATGCACTGAAAGAATACGAAGCAGCAGGCAATCTGCCTGAATTTATTATTATTTATTTACCCAATGACCATACCAATGGGTATAGCGAGCATACACCCACTCCCCGCGCCTATGTAACAGACAACGACTGGGCAACAGGCAGAGTGGTGGAAGCACTTTCGAAAAGTTCTTTCTGGAAGGATATGGCTATATTCATTAATGAAGATGATCCTCAAAGCGGCACAGACCATGTGGACGGGCATCGTTCATTCTGTTTGGTTGCAGGCCCTTATGTAAAGCGTGACACTATCATCAGCAATTTTTACAATCAATCATCTGTACTACATACCATCTGCCAGATATTCGGCGTACAACCCATGAATCAATTGGTGGCAGCAGCTCCGTTAATGACAGCATGCTTTCAGCAGAACCCTGACTATACGGCCTATAATAGCCTGACACCATCAATTGCCATCAACGAGATGAATCCTCCAAAGGAAATGATCAAAAATAAAACCACCGCCAGATTAGCGCCACTGACACAGAAAATGGATTTCTCGAAGCCGGATCTTATTGATAAGGATGCCCTGATATTTAGTGAGTATGTATGGTCCACCATACATGGTGACAAACCCTTTCCTAAAGCGTACTTCGGCGCACATCAGAAGGGTTTGAAAGCCCTCGGCCTGAAAGTAGACCCCAAGTCCAGGGAGGATAATGATTAA
- a CDS encoding helix-turn-helix domain-containing protein, translating to MKEITDQLYIPSHTRNHMQNKEEIEKLIVDNVKAWIEEVYDDDFQFNKNFCLDNHIQSRLSTPLTEVAIWFIDRNAKTIQQYAMEVRVNKVKELLVYTNLDLIAIAGKLGYSSVRIMSAELIQLTGLPISFFQNIKQQKEDMAKRLQ from the coding sequence ATGAAAGAAATCACAGACCAACTTTACATTCCCTCACACACCCGCAATCACATGCAGAATAAAGAAGAAATAGAAAAGCTTATTGTAGATAACGTAAAAGCATGGATAGAAGAAGTTTATGATGACGATTTTCAGTTTAATAAAAACTTCTGTTTGGATAACCATATTCAATCCCGATTGTCAACTCCCTTGACCGAAGTAGCAATTTGGTTTATCGACAGAAATGCAAAAACTATTCAGCAATATGCGATGGAGGTACGGGTTAATAAAGTAAAGGAGCTACTGGTCTATACCAATTTAGACCTGATTGCAATTGCCGGGAAACTCGGCTATTCCTCTGTTCGGATAATGTCAGCTGAATTGATACAATTAACCGGACTTCCGATTTCCTTTTTCCAGAATATCAAACAACAAAAAGAGGACATGGCGAAGCGCCTGCAGTAA
- a CDS encoding helix-turn-helix domain-containing protein, giving the protein MEFVYTLYVKNMVCQRCILIVKNILASLDISVSDVDLGRITLSYELDISRQKQLADSLSNIGLEIIECRVNQLVEEIKQGVRDYLSLSPDSHQYKLSSFISGKLAYDFGYLSDLFSKMEGITVERYFMLHRLEKVKELLDYDQLSLSEIAFEVGFSSVHHLSSQFKKLTGITPSQYKLLAVKERKCLDLVGV; this is encoded by the coding sequence ATGGAATTCGTTTATACCCTTTACGTTAAGAACATGGTTTGCCAACGGTGCATTCTCATTGTCAAAAACATTTTGGCTTCACTGGATATTAGTGTATCAGATGTGGATCTTGGTAGAATAACCCTTTCATATGAATTGGATATAAGTCGCCAAAAGCAACTGGCAGACAGCCTTAGCAATATCGGATTGGAGATCATTGAATGCCGGGTGAATCAGCTTGTGGAAGAGATAAAACAAGGTGTAAGAGATTACCTGTCTCTGAGTCCCGATTCCCATCAATACAAGCTCTCAAGCTTTATATCAGGAAAACTGGCTTATGATTTCGGATACCTCAGCGATTTGTTCTCCAAAATGGAAGGCATCACTGTTGAACGGTATTTCATGTTACATCGCCTTGAAAAAGTGAAGGAGCTACTGGATTATGATCAGTTATCACTTAGCGAAATTGCCTTTGAAGTTGGCTTTAGTAGTGTTCATCACCTATCTTCCCAGTTTAAAAAACTTACAGGTATTACCCCCTCTCAATACAAACTATTGGCCGTGAAAGAACGAAAATGCCTTGATTTAGTAGGCGTTTGA
- a CDS encoding AraC family transcriptional regulator, whose protein sequence is MQYPKAAMYLGSTRSMLISPHLVTDIHQHAVIQFTCSLDRKPFIVWTESDGWRKAEAVLINSAVAHSLKEFDGWQVTTCIMPDVQTGRLVQEKVLEGQPIKYYLEKDILPIIEALQMTRRQLLTDSNIFNSLTDTVFHHLLQETPFRPPLDDRIRKSIYFIRQNIHNKISAATLASEVHLSENRFLHLFREQVGTSLRQYVIWQRVAVATETMMKGKSSKEAAYEAGFSDQAHFSRTFFLMFGAQPSAYAALKPLYHFGFFHNI, encoded by the coding sequence ATGCAATATCCCAAAGCCGCCATGTACCTGGGTTCCACCCGTAGTATGCTGATTTCCCCGCACCTGGTAACAGACATTCATCAACACGCCGTTATTCAATTCACCTGTTCGCTGGATCGAAAACCCTTCATTGTTTGGACGGAAAGTGATGGTTGGCGGAAGGCAGAGGCAGTACTCATCAACTCGGCCGTTGCACACAGTCTGAAAGAGTTTGATGGCTGGCAGGTCACTACCTGCATTATGCCGGATGTACAAACAGGACGCCTGGTTCAGGAGAAAGTTTTAGAGGGTCAACCTATTAAATACTATCTGGAGAAAGATATTCTTCCAATAATAGAAGCCCTCCAAATGACACGCCGACAACTACTCACCGATAGCAACATATTTAATTCGCTAACCGACACTGTTTTTCATCACCTCCTTCAGGAAACACCATTTAGACCTCCACTCGATGACCGTATAAGGAAATCGATCTATTTCATACGTCAAAACATTCACAATAAAATTTCTGCGGCAACACTGGCCTCAGAAGTACATTTGTCCGAAAATCGTTTTTTACATTTGTTCCGGGAACAGGTGGGGACATCACTTCGGCAGTATGTTATCTGGCAACGGGTAGCAGTGGCAACCGAAACCATGATGAAAGGCAAATCATCCAAAGAAGCCGCTTACGAAGCAGGCTTTTCCGATCAGGCACATTTTTCCCGTACCTTTTTCCTGATGTTTGGAGCACAACCTTCTGCCTATGCTGCACTTAAACCCCTTTACCATTTCGGATTCTTCCATAATATCTAG